A window of the Henckelia pumila isolate YLH828 chromosome 3, ASM3356847v2, whole genome shotgun sequence genome harbors these coding sequences:
- the LOC140892370 gene encoding 15-cis-phytoene desaturase, chloroplastic/chromoplastic-like, giving the protein MIVAPVSFPISFPSHSHSLNSRKLISVKPLNATPQQISLDFSPPTDNPPQPNKKTAVVVIGAGLAGLAAATRLQAEGVPFVLLEASDAVGGRVRTDFIDGFTLDRGFQIFITAYPEAQKLLDYDALDLQRFYSGARVYYDGSFFTVADPLRHFADALQSLTNPIGTFLDKILIALTRIGVLIQSDHDILTADEIKTIALLRKIGFSDSMVDRFFRPFFGGIFFDRELETTSRLFNFVFKCLALGDNTLPKNGISAIPQQLAGKLNPGSIKLNSRVVSLDQESEEGVIVKLENGEVLQSDLGVIVAIEEFEAVNLLAGKMDPNRVKKPARSTVCLYFSVDSEKVPVKDPILFLNGSGRGIVNNMFFATNVAPSYAPPGKALVSVSLIGLYDTVPDQELAERVVKELSGWLGEASVGSWRYLRMYRIGFAQPNQCPPTDLVEDPRLNPGLYVCGDYVTSATFDGALASGRRAAEALLKDRATVKV; this is encoded by the coding sequence ATGATAGTTGCTCCGGTCTCCTTCCCGATCTCTTTCCCTTCCCACTCGCATTCCCTTAACTCGAGAAAATTGATTTCAGTGAAACCACTCAATGCAACGCCCCAGCAAATCTCCCTCGACTTCTCCCCACCCACTGACAATCCTCCACAGCCCAACAAAAAAACCGCCGTGGTGGTCATCGGCGCCGGTCTAGCCGGCTTAGCTGCCGCCACTCGCCTCCAAGCCGAGGGAGTCCCTTTCGTCCTCCTCGAGGCCTCCGACGCCGTGGGCGGACGTGTTCGTACAGACTTTATCGACGGATTCACCCTCGACCGAGGCTTCCAGATTTTCATCACAGCTTATCCTGAAGCACAGAAGCTACTCGATTACGATGCCCTTGATCTCCAAAGGTTTTACTCCGGCGCGCGCGTTTACTACGACGGAAGCTTCTTCACGGTGGCGGACCCGTTGCGGCATTTCGCCGACGCCTTGCAGTCTCTGACGAATCCCATCGGTACGTTTCTTGATAAGATATTGATTGCACTGACTCGAATTggggttctgattcaatctgaTCATGACATTTTGACTGCGGATGAAATCAAGACTATTGCCTTGTTGAGGAAAATTGGGTTCTCGGATTCGATGGTGGACAGATTCTTTCGGCCATTTTTCGGAGGGATTTTCTTCGACAGAGAGCTCGAAACCACATCCCGTCTGTTCAATTTCGTGTTCAAATGTCTCGCACTCGGGGACAACACCCTCCCCAAGAATGGCATCTCTGCAATTCCCCAACAATTGGCGGGAAAATTGAATCCAGGCTCGATCAAATTGAATTCAAGGGTTGTTTCATTGGATCAGGAATCAGAGGAGGGCGTGATCGTCAAGTTAGAAAATGGGGAAGTTTTACAAAGTGATCTTGGAGTCATAGTAGCCATTGAAGAGTTTGAAGCTGTGAATCTTCTGGCAGGGAAAATGGATCCGAATCGGGTCAAGAAACCAGCTCGGAGCACAGTTTGTTTGTATTTCTCAGTAGACAGCGAAAAGGTCCCGGTTAAAGATCCGATACTGTTTCTAAACGGGTCGGGTCGAGGGATAGTTAACAACATGTTCTTCGCAACAAATGTGGCTCCTTCTTATGCCCCGCCCGGAAAGGCTTTGGTGTCTGTGTCTCTTATTGGGCTATACGACACCGTTCCGGATCAAGAATTGGCGGAACGGGTGGTGAAGGAGTTGTCGGGTTGGTTAGGCGAGGCTTCGGTTGGGTCGTGGCGGTACTTGCGAATGTACCGGATTGGATTCGCCCAGCCGAACCAATGCCCGCCAACTGATTTGGTAGAGGATCCGAGGCTGAATCCGGGGTTGTACGTATGCGGGGATTACGTGACGAGCGCGACGTTTGATGGAGCTTTGGCCTCCGGGAGGAGGGCTGCCGAAGCTTTGTTGAAAGATAGGGCGACTGTCAAAGTGTGA
- the LOC140893002 gene encoding NAC domain-containing protein 104-like: protein MGDYSSFNCSNLPPGFRFYPTDEELVVHFLQRKAALLPYHPDIIPDLDLYPHDPWDLSGKAMGEGNKWYFYSRRTQVRVTGSGYWQSLGVEEPIYSSEGSKVGMKKYSAFYIGEPAQGVKTNWMMEEYRLSDSAPTNNKASRSRRNSKINDYTKWVMCRVYENDDDDDGTELSCLDEVFLSLDDLDEISLPD, encoded by the exons ATGGGAGATTATAGCAGCTTCAACTGCAGCAACTTGCCGCCCGGATTTCGGTTCTACCCCACAGATGAAGAGCTCGTAGTTCATTTCCTTCAACGGAAGGCGGCGCTTTTGCCTTACCACCCCGATATCATCCCGGATCTCGATCTTTATCCTCATGATCCATGGGACTTAAGTG GTAAAGCTATGGGGGAAGGAAACAAGTGGTACTTCTATAGCAGAAGAACACAAGTAAGAGTTACCGGGAGCGGGTACTGGCAGTCACTCGGCGTGGAAGAGCCGATATACTCGAGTGAGGGCTCTAAAGTTGGCATGAAAAAATATAGCGCATTTTACATAGGGGAACCAGCTCAAGGAGTCAAAACAAATTGGATGATGGAGGAATATAGGCTCTCTGATTCTGCTCCCACAAATAATAAAGCATCAAGATCAAGGAGAAATTCCAAGATTAAT GATTACACTAAATGGGTCATGTGCCGAGTGTACGAGAACGACGACGACGATGACGGGACTGAGCTCTCATGCTTGGATGAGGTTTTCCTGTCGTTGGATGATCTGGATGAAATCAGCTTGCCAGATTAA
- the LOC140890692 gene encoding uncharacterized protein: MNMYSAFCGDFAKNGKVGDTTLRLDGFGYSVRETATFGGIQSNSGDRGNRTNAPDDGCKLVLGLGPTPSAYSNEYSPSVHNKAKEIANMYNQELSSQRDSILKLGLSGGTDVVSNVLEFSASTQSPFDATHLPDQISTDGCRFAAPVDDEGSTSAKKSGGYMRRLILAPRMEASKILMTPNKFLEISVKSNIQLSQPSSEQSAISNYTMSAVSEPGSATMSSDRRGSNTKRCLFSGCMKGSRGATGLCIGHGGGQRCQKPGCNKGAESRTAYCKAHGGGNRCQHLGCTKSAEGKTDHCIAHGGGRRCGFTEGCTKAARGRSGLCIKHGGGKRCKVEECPRSAEGQIGLCISHGGGRRCQFLSCAKGAQGSTMFCKAHGGGKRCIFAGCNKGAEGSTPLCKGHGGGKRCLFDGGGICPKSVHGGTNFCVAHGGGKRCAVAGCTKSARGKTDSCVKHGGGKRCKFENCDKSAQGSTDFCKAHGGGKRCNWGEGKCEKFARGKSGLCAAHSSLVLGRETSKGGMIGPGLFHGLVPASSTARSSFENTCSSSGVSMISDSIDSSERPRKQQELIPPQVLVPLSMKTMSCYSGPSGSEKRVGEDARKSLDFAVPEGRVHGGGLLSLLGGNLNNAVDGI; encoded by the coding sequence ATGAACATGTATTCTGCTTTTTGTGGCGATTTTGCTAAGAATGGTAAGGTCGGAGATACCACTCTACGATTGGATGGCTTTGGCTACAGTGTTCGTGAAACTGCCACATTTGGTGGCATTCAAAGTAATAGTGGTGATCGAGGAAATCGCACAAATGCTCCAGATGATGGGTGCAAATTAGTCCTTGGACTAGGACCGACCCCGAGTGCATATTCGAACGAGTATTCACCTTCGGTGCATAATAAAGCCAAAGAAATTGCAAATATGTACAATCAAGAACTATCATCTCAACGTGACTCGATTCTGAAGTTAGGGCTGTCTGGTGGCACTGATGTGGTTTCCAATGTACTCGAGTTTTCAGCTTCCACTCAAAGTCCTTTTGATGCAACTCATCTTCCAGATCAAATTTCTACAGATGGTTGTAGATTTGCTGCCCCTGTAGATGATGAGGGTTCTACATCAGCTAAGAAATCGGGTGGATACATGAGGAGACTTATTTTGGCACCGAGGATGGAAGCCTCCAAGATTTTGATGACCCCAAATAAGTTTCTTGAAATCAGTGTGAAATCCAATATACAACTTTCGCAGCCGAGTTCCGAACAGTCAGCTATCTCAAATTACACCATGAGTGCAGTTTCTGAGCCTGGAAGTGCTACAATGTCTTCAGATCGCAGAGGGAGCAACACAAAACGATGCCTGTTTTCTGGATGTATGAAAGGATCACGAGGAGCAACGGGTCTGTGTATTGGTCATGGAGGCGGCCAGAGATGCCAGAAGCCCGGATGCAATAAAGGTGCTGAGAGTCGTACCGCTTACTGCAAAGCCCATGGAGGAGGGAATCGGTGCCAGCATCTAGGATGCACTAAAAGTGCCGAGGGAAAGACGGATCACTGCATAGCACATGGTGGGGGAAGACGTTGCGGTTTTACAGAAGGTTGTACCAAAGCAGCACGTGGCAGGTCCGGTCTCTGCATCAAACATGGTGGTGGAAAGAGGTGTAAGGTTGAAGAGTGCCCCCGTAGCGCTGAGGGGCAGATTGGCCTGTGCATCTCTCACGGCGGGGGACGTCGGTGCCAGTTTCTCAGCTGTGCTAAGGGCGCTCAGGGAAGCACCATGTTCTGTAAAGCACACGGTGGAGGGAAACGATGCATATTTGCCGGATGCAACAAAGGTGCGGAAGGGAGCACTCCTCTCTGCAAAGGGCACGGTGGGGGGAAGCGTTGCCTATTTGATGGTGGAGGGATATGCCCGAAAAGTGTTCATGGTGGCACAAATTTCTGTGTTGCTCATGGCGGGGGAAAGAGGTGTGCTGTAGCAGGATGTACTAAAAGCGCTCGTGGGAAAACAGATAGTTGTGTCAAACATGGAGGTGGGAAGCGATGCAAATTTGAAAACTGTGACAAGAGTGCTCAAGGAAGCACAGATTTTTGCAAGGCACACGGTGGTGGAAAGAGGTGCAACTGGGGCGAGGGAAAGTGCGAGAAGTTTGCTAGGGGGAAGAGTGGGCTATGTGCAGCACATAGTAGTTTGGTTCTCGGTCGAGAAACAAGCAAAGGAGGAATGATCGGACCGGGTCTCTTCCATGGTTTAGTACCCGCTTCTTCTACTGCTAGGAGCAGCTTCGAAAACACATGTTCTTCATCGGGTGTGAGCATGATATCTGATTCTATCGACTCCTCGGAGAGGCCAAGAAAACAGCAGGAGCTGATCCCACCTCAGGTTTTGGTTCCTTTGTCGATGAAGACCATGTCATGTTACTCAGGACCATCGGGTTCGGAGAAGCGAGTGGGCGAGGATGCACGAAAGAGCTTGGATTTTGCGGTCCCTGAGGGTAGAGTTCATGGTGGTGGACTCTTGTCCTTGCTAGGGGGAAATCTTAACAACGCGGTTGATGGGATTTGA